Genomic DNA from Sphingobium sp. WTD-1:
CCGGGCCGCGATGCGGCATCACGTCCAGCATGGCGCGCACCCGCGCAGGATCGACCGGCTTGGCCGTTTCGAGATGGAAGATGCCCGCAATTCCGCACATTGTTACGGTCCTAGCCTATGCCCGCGCTGCGGTCAGCCAATTCCTTCACATTGCCCAGATCGCGCAGGAAGGCGGCGATCGCCGCATCGGAGGGATGGCCGGGATGTTCTTCGGCCGACACCAGGATCGCGACCGAGCGCGGATCGCGGCCGAGCAGCCGGGCAAGCATGGTCTGGACCTTCACCTCCGGCTTGCTGCCGGTCGGTGCGCCCTGCCCCACCACATAGAAGCTGACGACATGGCGGACGAGCGGGCCGGGACCGGTGATCTGCTCGCCGCGTGCGTCGGCGGGTGCCGGTGCGGGCGAGGACCAGGTCCATTCCTTGTCCGGATCGACAGCTCCCTGGCCGAAACCGACCAGCTCGCGCTTGTCTTCCTGCCGGTCAAAGGCGGCGACGACGAGGTCCACGACCTGTCCGTGCGCGTTGGCATAGCGGCCAGAGATGAAATGATCGGCGCCATCGAAGCGCGGTTTCCAGGGATAGGTCTGGGCGGCACTGGTGCGCGTCCAACCCGGCACCGCCGGCAGATCGATGCGCGATGGCAGCGGCCAGGCAGTGGCCGCAGTGGCCGCCAGCCAGAGCGGCGCGGCGACGATGATGCCGAGCGCGATGGCCGCCATCATGCCGGCCGGCGCCTGCCGCCGGACGAGGCGCTGCAGGGGCGCGGGATCGAACCAGGGATCGCCGGGCTTGCGATCGAAGAATGGCCAGGCGGTGGCCATCACGATGGTCATGATGATCGCGAAGAAAACCCAGCCATAGACGACATGGTCGAAGCCGACGGCGGCATCGACCGTGGTCAAATGGGCGACCAATATGGTGGCGAAGGCGCGCACGCCATTGGCCAGCACCGACAAGGTGAGCGCCCCGGCCATGAACAGGATGCGACGCGGCCAGCTTTTGAAGCAGACATTGCAGACCAGCGCGCCATAGGCGGTCATGGCGATCAGGAACTTGGCGCCCGAACAGGCCTCTGCCACCTCGAAATAGCCGGTCGGGGTGGTGATGAAGATGCCCTCCATATGGGCGGGCACGCCGGCCAGCGTCAGGAACATCATCGAGAGATGCGCCGTCACCAGCTGGAGATGCGGCACGATCTCCTCACCGAAGGGGACCATGAAGAAGGCGTAGAAGAGCGGGAAGAGCAAGGCGCGCGCCACCATCGGCCCGAGCAGTGCGATCACCGCGCCCTGAAGCATCAGGACCAGCGCGCCATGGCGAACCATCGCGACGCCCGCCGCCGCGCCGAGGAGCCAGGCAAAGGCGCCAAGGCCCAGCCAGATCAGACCCGGCGGCCAGGCGACCGGCTCCAGCTGGCGCAGGCCGGGCAGACGTTGCTGCACCAGCCAGGCGATGAGGATCGGGATGAAGAGGCAATGGCCGAAGGTGGAGGCGTTCCACCAGATCGAGACCATCGAATAGAGATCGTCGAAGAAGAGCGTCAGGATGGCCGCGGCCACCACGCCGAGCGCGGTCAGATGACCACGCCAGCCGGCAAGGCCCATGCGCGGCATGTCGGCAAGGGAACGGACGCGATCGGTCATGCGGCCTGCGGATCGGCCTTGCCCGACGCGCCGAGCAGCAGGTCGGGCAGACCGCCCAGCGTCGCCGACCAGCGATAGCGCGCCTCGACACGGCGGCGGGCGGCGAGGCCGAGCTGCGTTCCTCGCGCAGGATCGGCGAGCAGCGACAGGATCGCCTTGGCTTCGGCCGCCGGGTCATCCGCGACCAGGAAATCGCGGCCATCGACCGCATCAATGCCTTCGGCGGCCTGGGGCGAAGCGACGACCGGACGGGCCATCGCCATGGCTTCGAGCACCTTGTTCTGGATGCCCCGCGCGATACGCAGCGGCGCGACCACCAGATCGGCGGCGGCCAGCCAGCCGCGCACATCGGGCACGCCGCCGGTCACGATGACGCCCGGCAGATCGGCGAGCGCCTGCACCGGCTTCGACGGGTTGCGGCCGACAATGGCGAAGCACGCGTCGGGACGCGCGGCCTGGATGGCGGGCAGCGTCTGGCGCGCAAAACTCTCGACCGCCTCGACATTGGGGCGATAATCCATTTGGCCGGTGAAGACGATCAGCGGCCCTGCCCCCTTCTCGACGGCCGGGAAATCGGCCGCCGGGTCGAAATAGTCCAGCGCCACGCCATTTTCGAGCGCGACGATCCGGTCGACGCCAAGGCCGCAGGCATCGCGAAACAAGGCCGCTTCGGCTTCGCTGACGAAGCTGCATATGTCGGCGCGGGCCGCGACCTGCCGCTCGAAATCGAGCAGCACGCGGCCCTCGCGGCGGTTGATCCAGCCCATCGGGCCGGATCCCTGCGTCCCATAAGCGGCATATTTGGCCGAATCGAAATCGACGAAATCCATCAGGAACCGCACCCCCGCCGGCAACATGGGCACGAAATGCGCCATCTGCGCCGAATAGGCAATGACGGCGCGGATCGGCCGTTCGGCCATGACCTGCGCGACCCAGCGATGCAGGTCCGGATGATCGAACAGCGACACCAGCAGCGACTGGCCGCGCGCGAGGCCGGTCAAGCCGGCGACGATGCGCGAACGGTCGCGCATCAGCACGCACTGGCTGGCCGTCAGCTGCGCCATGTCCGGGGCAAAGCCCATGTCGCGATCATCATCGGCAAAGCAGCCGACATGGACCGGCGCGATCTGCGCCAGCCGCTGAAGCAGATGATAGGACCGGATCTTGTCGCCCCGGTCGGGCGGGAACGGGATACGATGGCAGAGGAAAAGAAGCTCGCCCGTCATCCAAGGCCCCGGGCGATATGCGGGCCGATGAGGTTGGCGACGGGCAGCGGCAGCTTCTTCCACAATTCCACCTTGCGCCGATATTGGGGCGAGAGCGGATTGACGTCACGCGTCTCCTTGCCCGGCGCGGTGCGCAGATGATAGCCGAGCGGATCGCCCTCGAACCCCCATGTCTTCTTCCAGGCGGCGGGGCCGGTGCCGACTTTCGAGCGGCCAAAGTCGAAATGGGTGAGGCCACGCTCGCGGGCCTGGCGCATCAGGGTGAAATAGAGGACTTCGTTGGAGCGCATCGCCCGTGCCTCCAACCCGGCGCCATGCCAATAGGGCATGCAGGCGCCGCCATGATAGAGGCTGATGACCGCCGACAAGGGCTTGCCGTCCTTCGATACCATGGCGATGTCCGCATCCGCCCCGAACCGGTCGAGGATGGCATCGAACAGCGCGCGCGGAAAGACCGGCGTGCCGAGATTATGGACGCTCTGGCAATAGAGGCGATAATGGATGTCCCGCAGCCGCTGGTCGCGGCCGGTCTCGAACTGGAGGTCGTTGCCGAGGCCCTTGCGGATTTCCGCGCGGTGGCGCTTGGGGATCGCCTTCAGTTCCGCCTCGTCATCGGCCGCGAGCGCGCGGGAGAAACCGAGATAGGCGTCGGCCTTGTTCTGCCATGAGGCGCCGCCGGGCGCTTCGCCGCCGCGCAGTTCCAGCGTGTCGCAGCCCAGCCTTTCCGCCTGATACCAGGCGGCATCGGCCAGCTTGGCGATCGCCTTGCGATGGGTTGCGAGGATGCCGCCATCAACCGCGAAGCCGCTGCCGACCAGCGCCTTGCCAAACAGGGCCGAGCGGATATGGGTGAGCGGCAGCACGCCGTTGATCTCGCCCGCGGGCGTGCGGGCGACCAGCATGATCGCCTTCTGGCCGGTGCCGGCCTCCACACCCATGATCCAGGCTGGTCGATGAAAGGGCGTCGAGCCCGGCTGGGCGCAGACCCAGGCATCGATTTCCGCCACGACAGCCGGATCGGACAGGCGCGCCTCTCCGACGATGACGCTCAGATCGACAATCGCATTCATCTGGTCATTCCCTCAGTACCCTGGCACCAACATAGGCCCTAAGGGCTGAATATATGGTAATCAGCCAAGGCCCCGACTGATCATCGGCCCCAGCAGATTGGCAACCGGCAGCGGCAATTTCTTCCACAGTTCGATCCGGCGCTGATATTTTTCGCTGGTCGGGCTGACGTCGCGCAACTGGCCGGTGGGCGACCAGTCATAATAGACGAGCGGCTGCGGATCGAAGCCGAAGCTCTTTTTCCATGCGGCCTGCCCGCTGCCGACCTTGGAACGGCCAAAATCGAACCGGCCGGCGCCGCGCGCGCGGCCATGGCCCATCAGGCGGTAATACATGAGTTCGTTGGACCGCAGCCGGCGCGCATCGGCGCCGCCGCCGCCCCAGAAGGGCATGACCCGGTCGCCATGATAGAGGGTCAGCACGGCCGAGACCGGGCGATCGCCATTGCGCACGATGCTGATGTCCGCATCGGCGCCAAAGGCGGCGATCACCTCGCGGAAGAGGCGCGCGGGGAAGACCGGGGTGCCGAGGTTGCGGACGCATTCGGCATAGATGCGATAATGATCGCGCAGATGCGCCGGGGAGCGGCCATGATCGACGGTCAGCGCCGGATTGGCGAGCGCCTTGCGCAGTTCGGCGCGATGCTTGCGTGGGATGGCGAGCAGTTCGGCCTCGTCATCGGCGGCAAGCGGACGGACGAAGGCGACATGCTCGCCCTCGCAAACGCGCCACCCCTCCCCCGGTGCGACACCGCCGCGCAGTTCGACCGGCACATCGCCGCGTGCCCGCGCCTCATTCTGGGCAGCAGCAGCCAGGGCGGCGATCACGGCCGGATCATCGGCCAATATGCCGCCGTCGACGGCGAAAGCCGCGGATACCAGCGCCTGACCGAACAGGCGGCTACGCACATGCTGGAGCGGCAGCAGGCCGCAAATCTGGCCCGAGGGCGCGACCGCCGCGAGCATCAGCGCCCGGTTCGCGGTCGCCCGCTCGATCGCGATCAGCCAGGCCGGGCGATGGAAGGGCGTGCTGGCGCCATGGGCCAGCACATAGGCATCGGCCACCTGCGCCTGTACCGGATCGGCAAGGTCCAGCGTGGTGATCGCCAGATCGGCCCGATTGCCCGCGATCATGCGGCGCGCGCCGCTTCCTGCGCCACCAGCGCGTCGACGCGGGTCCAGGCGAAATCCTGGGTCAGGCGGCGCAGCTTGGCGGCCATGACGGACAGATTGGTATAGTGGCGTACCCGCGAGCGCAGCGGCGCGCCGGCGACGCGCGGCTGATCCGGGTCGATTTCCCAGGGGTGGAAATAGATGATGGCGGGCCGCTGCGCCTGTCCATTCACCTGGCGGATCGCCCAGCGCGAAAAGCCATAGGGCAGCAGGCGGAAAAAGCCCCCGCCCCCGGCCGCCAGCGTGCGCTGGCCAAGCTTCGCCGTGGTCACCGGCAGTTCGAGCAGGTCTGATCCCCCCACCGGCTTCCAGGCGAAGCGCGGCGAATCGGGCCAGCCATAATGGTCATGCCGGATCGGCGCGACGCTGCTGGAATAGGCATAGCCTTCTTCCGCCAGGATCGGATGCGCCCAGGGCGTGCGCGGATCGATCGAGAAGCTGGGCGCGCGATAGCCCGACACCTTCTGCCCGCTGGCATCCTCCAGGATCGCGCGGGCCTTGCGCAGGTCGGCGCGAAACTGTTCGGGGGTGAAGGTGAAGACGCGGGCATGGTCATAGCCATGGCTGGCCACTTCATGCCCGGCTTCGGCAATGCGGCGCATCAGCGCGGGATAGCGTTCGGCGACCCAGCCCAGCGTGAAGAAGGTCGCGGTGACGCCAGCCTGCGCGAACAGGTCCAGCACCGCATCGGTGTTACGCTCGACGCGATGCGTCAGCCCCTCCCAGTCGGAACGATCGATCGTCCGCTCGAAGGCGCCGACCTGGAACCAGTCCTCGACATCGACGGACAGGGCATTGTGCATCATGATCTTGTCCCGGTTGTGCGCGCGGGCGCGATCAGGCGGCGTTGCGCTCCGGATCGGCGGCGCGTTCGTCGCGCTCGACCCAGTCGACCAGCAAGGTCAGCACGCGGCGCAGCGCCGCATCCTGTTCCTCGACACGGAATTCAAGGCCCGACAGGCGCTCCTCGATCAGGGCGAAACAGCCCTTGAGCGCTTCAGGATCAACCGTCGGCGCGGCATAGGAGGCATGGTTCTGCATCGCGCGCAGGACGGCGATCTCGGCCCGCAGCGCCTCAATCTCCTCATGCATGGCGGGCGATACGAGATCGGGTTGCGCCGGCGCCTGCCAGGCGACCGCCTGCGGAGCGGCGGCAGCGGCGACCGGTTCGGCCGGTGCGACCGGTTCCGGCGCGGTTTCGCCGGCACTATCCAGCATGGACGGCGCGATCGGGTCGGCGCTGACATCCTCGTCCACGCCCATATCCTCGATCACCGCCTGGACCGCCTGACCGTCAATCTCGGTCAGTTGCTCCAGCGCGCCCAGCAGCAGCACGCGGCTGACCAGCGCATTGATGCGGCGCGGCACGCCGCCGGTGGCGGCATAGATGGCGTCGAGCGCATCGTCGGTGAAATAGGGATTGCCGGTCCAGCCGACCAGCGTCAGGCGATGGCTGATATAGGGTTCGACCTCCTGCGGCAGCATCGGGTCGAGATGATGGGTCGCGATCACGCGCTGGCGCAGTTGCTCCAACTCGGACGAGCGGACGAGGTCGCGAAATTCGGGCTGGCCGAGCAGGAATATCTGCAGCAGCGACTGACCGCCCAACTGGAAGTTGGACAGCATGCGCAGTTCCTCGATCGCCGAAACCGGCAGGTTCTGCGCTTCGTCCACGATCAGCAGCGAGCGGCGGCCGGCGCGGGCCTGCCCCTGCAAATAAGCCTCGATCTGGCGCAATATCTGCGCCTTGGCGACGCCGTCGGTGGCCAGGCCGAAGCTCTGCGCGGCAAGGCGCAGCATGTCGTCGCCCTCGACCTGGGTCGACACGATCTTGGTCGCGGTCAGGCGCGCCGGATCGATCGTGCTCATCAAATGGCCGACCAGCGTCGTCTTGCCGGCGCCGATGTCGCCAGTGATGACGATGAAGCCCTCGCCCTGCGCCAGGCCATAGCCCAGATAGGACAGCGCTTTGCGATGCGTCGTGCTCTCGAAATAGAAATGCGGGTCCGGCGTCAGCTGGAACGGGCGCCCCTGCAATCCATAGAACTGATCGTACATCTGTCGTCTCCATCCGGCCGACCGGCGTCGTACAGACGCCCTTATAACCGGGATTCCCTTAAAAGCTGTAACGCAGGCCGACCTGGCCCATCGCGTTGATCAGCGTGTCAAAATCATCCGCCTTCGCCGCATCGACGCCAAGCGAAGCCGATGCCGTAAGCTTTCTGGTCAAACCCCTGAAATAGCTTGTGAAGGCACCATAGTTCAAGACATCGGCGCGGGCGCCGCTGGCATCGAAATAATTGATGTAGACCGCCGTATCCAACGAATCGCGATCGTTGAATGCGTAGGTGACGGTGCCATTGCCATACCAATTCTGGTCGCGGGTGCCGCTGATCAGCACGCTCTGGGTCGTCGGCGTGATGAACTTGCGGTTGGAATAGCCGCCGCCCAGGCCAAAGCCCCACGGGCCACGCCGGGTGGAATATTGGCCGGCGATGCCGCGATAGCGGAAATTGGCGCCGGTGATGCCGGCCAGCGCATCGTTGAAACATTCGCCCCCGCCGGTCGGCGAGAAGGCGCAGCCGGTGAGATCGCCGGTGAAGGGATTGCGCGGCACGATCAGGTTGGTGCCGGTGAAGGCCGCCGCATCCGCGGTGATCATCCGGCCGAAGCTTTCGATGCCGTCGAACACGGCAATGCCGACGCTGCTGTTGCGGCCCTGCCAGGTGAACTGGCCCTGATAGGACATGCCGCCATAGCGTTCGCCCACCGTCGCCTTGAGCGAGGTACGGCGATTGGGCCGCCACAGCACGCCCACATCCCAGATCAGGTCGCCGAAATCATAATAAAGTTCGCGCGGTGAACTCTTGTCGGTGACATAGCGGCCGTTGCGAATGATCGGCACGCCATCCTCGTCCAGCAAGGGCGCGCGCTGGCTGATCTCGATATCCTCATAGCCGATGCCGCCGAGCAGCGCGACCGTGGGCGAAACCGGCATGATCGCATCGACCCGGCCCCAGACATCCTCGAACCGCTGGTCGAGCTGGCTGGCATCCTCGCGGCTATAGCCTGCGCTGGCGGTCAGGCCGACCGGCAGGACCGTGCCCGGCGCGAAGCCGATGGAGCCTTTGAGGTCATGCGACCAGCTTTGTGCAAAGGAGCCATTGGCGATCGCGGCGCCGGGGGCATTCACATCGACATCGTCATCGACGCGGGCATAGCCCAGCCGATAGGAAGCCTTGATGTCGAGATCGCCGACCTTCGTGGCGTAGCTGGGCCCGATATAGCCGCCCCAGATCTGGCTGGTAAAACGGTTGTCGATCGCGGCAGCGCCCGAATAGCCGTCGGTCCGCACGCGCGAGGCGATGCCGCCAGCCTGCAGGGTGAGTTCGGGGGTCAGCTTGTAGCCGGCATTGGCGATGCCGCTCAGCACGTCGGAATCGGTCGCGTGGCCCCAGCCGAAACTGTGCATATACTGGACGTCCGCCGCGGCATTGAGCCGGCGGGTCTGGACTTCCACCGTCACGCCGGCGGTGAGATTGGTGTAGGTCACGACGTCGCCGTCGCCCTTGAGCGGCACCATCACCACCTGGTCGATACCCAGATAAGGCGTGACATCAACCTTCCTGGTGGACGCAGGCGTACCTTGCGCCAGCGCCGGGGCGCTGACACTGGCAAGCACCAGCAACGAGGTGCCGGCGATCAGGCCGCGCGCGGTCATCCCGCCTCCCCCTTGCCATAATAGGAACCGAAGCGACGGGCGCCGCCGGTATAGCGGACGGCATTGAGCAGCAACTGGACCTGCGCCCCGCCCTTCAGCAGTGCAGCCGCCTCCCGCAGCGCGCTTTCCGACGTCTTGTCGGCCCGCACGACCAGCAGCGCGACCGCGACATGGCTGGCCAGCACGGCGGCGGGCGAGGCCGCGAGCAAGGGTGGGGAATCGAACACGATGATGCGATCGGGCCGCCCCTCGGTCAGCCGCTGCAGCAGCATCTCGGTGCGCGCCGAGGCGAGATATTCGGTGTCGGCATGGCTGCGCTGCCCCGCCGGCAGGACGGACAGCGAGGGAATGTCGGTGCGCAGCACGCAATCCTCGATCGCGACCAGCGGATCGGCGAGCGCGTCCATCAGCCCCGGTCCGGGCTGCAACCCCAGCGTTTCGGGGATGCCCGGATTGCCGAAATCGGCATCGACCAGCAAAATCTCGCGATCCTGTTCGGCCGCCAGGCTGAGCGCCAGATTGATCGCGCAGAAGGTCTTCCCCTCGCCGCTATGGGGCGAACACAGGAGGATGCGGTTGCCGCGCGGATTGTCCTGAAGATGGGTCAGCAGCCCGCGCTTGAGCAGGCGGAACTCCTCGCTCATCGCAGTGACCGGCGCACCGGGCACCAGGAAACCGGCTTCGGTCAGCCGGGCGCGATCGACCGGCTGGGCCGGGCTGGTCCAGGCCTGCGCGCGGAAGATCGGCGCTTCGCCGGACGCGACCGGGGCCGACGCCGGCGGCGCGGGATCGAACATCGGCGGCGGTGGCGGCGCATCGGCCGGCACATCGACGGCCGGTGCTGCGCGTCCACGCAGGGCCGCCTGGAAATCGAAAATCTCGGTGGCGCGTTCGATCAGCGAGCCGCGGCCCTTGATGGGGCTATGCTGGTTCATGGGATCAGGCTCCTTCACGCCGTACCGCGCTGGATGAATTCGACGACGATCAACAACAGACACAGGGCCGCCAGGCCGCCGCTGGCGCCCGCAAACCATTTCATCCGCTGCTTGTCGAGAGCGACCTGGGCCGTGCTGGCGACTTGGGTGATCGACCCGGCGACCGGAATGCCCACCGCCCGTTCCAGACGGGCGGCCGTCGGGAAGGTACCCTTGAGCTGGCCGATCGCGAAAGCGACGCCAATGCCGGCGCCGATGCCGAGGATCAGCACGCCAAGCAGCAGCAGCGGCCGGTTGGGTGCCGCCGGCGCCGTCGGCAGGCTGGCGGGTTGAAGCACGCTGAACTGCACCGCGCCGGTTTCGGTCT
This window encodes:
- a CDS encoding TIGR03087 family PEP-CTERM/XrtA system glycosyltransferase — its product is MTGELLFLCHRIPFPPDRGDKIRSYHLLQRLAQIAPVHVGCFADDDRDMGFAPDMAQLTASQCVLMRDRSRIVAGLTGLARGQSLLVSLFDHPDLHRWVAQVMAERPIRAVIAYSAQMAHFVPMLPAGVRFLMDFVDFDSAKYAAYGTQGSGPMGWINRREGRVLLDFERQVAARADICSFVSEAEAALFRDACGLGVDRIVALENGVALDYFDPAADFPAVEKGAGPLIVFTGQMDYRPNVEAVESFARQTLPAIQAARPDACFAIVGRNPSKPVQALADLPGVIVTGGVPDVRGWLAAADLVVAPLRIARGIQNKVLEAMAMARPVVASPQAAEGIDAVDGRDFLVADDPAAEAKAILSLLADPARGTQLGLAARRRVEARYRWSATLGGLPDLLLGASGKADPQAA
- the xrtA gene encoding exosortase A — translated: MTDRVRSLADMPRMGLAGWRGHLTALGVVAAAILTLFFDDLYSMVSIWWNASTFGHCLFIPILIAWLVQQRLPGLRQLEPVAWPPGLIWLGLGAFAWLLGAAAGVAMVRHGALVLMLQGAVIALLGPMVARALLFPLFYAFFMVPFGEEIVPHLQLVTAHLSMMFLTLAGVPAHMEGIFITTPTGYFEVAEACSGAKFLIAMTAYGALVCNVCFKSWPRRILFMAGALTLSVLANGVRAFATILVAHLTTVDAAVGFDHVVYGWVFFAIIMTIVMATAWPFFDRKPGDPWFDPAPLQRLVRRQAPAGMMAAIALGIIVAAPLWLAATAATAWPLPSRIDLPAVPGWTRTSAAQTYPWKPRFDGADHFISGRYANAHGQVVDLVVAAFDRQEDKRELVGFGQGAVDPDKEWTWSSPAPAPADARGEQITGPGPLVRHVVSFYVVGQGAPTGSKPEVKVQTMLARLLGRDPRSVAILVSAEEHPGHPSDAAIAAFLRDLGNVKELADRSAGIG
- a CDS encoding FemAB family XrtA/PEP-CTERM system-associated protein, with translation MNAIVDLSVIVGEARLSDPAVVAEIDAWVCAQPGSTPFHRPAWIMGVEAGTGQKAIMLVARTPAGEINGVLPLTHIRSALFGKALVGSGFAVDGGILATHRKAIAKLADAAWYQAERLGCDTLELRGGEAPGGASWQNKADAYLGFSRALAADDEAELKAIPKRHRAEIRKGLGNDLQFETGRDQRLRDIHYRLYCQSVHNLGTPVFPRALFDAILDRFGADADIAMVSKDGKPLSAVISLYHGGACMPYWHGAGLEARAMRSNEVLYFTLMRQARERGLTHFDFGRSKVGTGPAAWKKTWGFEGDPLGYHLRTAPGKETRDVNPLSPQYRRKVELWKKLPLPVANLIGPHIARGLG
- a CDS encoding XrtA system polysaccharide deacetylase; amino-acid sequence: MMHNALSVDVEDWFQVGAFERTIDRSDWEGLTHRVERNTDAVLDLFAQAGVTATFFTLGWVAERYPALMRRIAEAGHEVASHGYDHARVFTFTPEQFRADLRKARAILEDASGQKVSGYRAPSFSIDPRTPWAHPILAEEGYAYSSSVAPIRHDHYGWPDSPRFAWKPVGGSDLLELPVTTAKLGQRTLAAGGGGFFRLLPYGFSRWAIRQVNGQAQRPAIIYFHPWEIDPDQPRVAGAPLRSRVRHYTNLSVMAAKLRRLTQDFAWTRVDALVAQEAARAA
- a CDS encoding AAA family ATPase — protein: MNQHSPIKGRGSLIERATEIFDFQAALRGRAAPAVDVPADAPPPPPMFDPAPPASAPVASGEAPIFRAQAWTSPAQPVDRARLTEAGFLVPGAPVTAMSEEFRLLKRGLLTHLQDNPRGNRILLCSPHSGEGKTFCAINLALSLAAEQDREILLVDADFGNPGIPETLGLQPGPGLMDALADPLVAIEDCVLRTDIPSLSVLPAGQRSHADTEYLASARTEMLLQRLTEGRPDRIIVFDSPPLLAASPAAVLASHVAVALLVVRADKTSESALREAAALLKGGAQVQLLLNAVRYTGGARRFGSYYGKGEAG
- a CDS encoding FemAB family XrtA/PEP-CTERM system-associated protein, with amino-acid sequence MIAGNRADLAITTLDLADPVQAQVADAYVLAHGASTPFHRPAWLIAIERATANRALMLAAVAPSGQICGLLPLQHVRSRLFGQALVSAAFAVDGGILADDPAVIAALAAAAQNEARARGDVPVELRGGVAPGEGWRVCEGEHVAFVRPLAADDEAELLAIPRKHRAELRKALANPALTVDHGRSPAHLRDHYRIYAECVRNLGTPVFPARLFREVIAAFGADADISIVRNGDRPVSAVLTLYHGDRVMPFWGGGGADARRLRSNELMYYRLMGHGRARGAGRFDFGRSKVGSGQAAWKKSFGFDPQPLVYYDWSPTGQLRDVSPTSEKYQRRIELWKKLPLPVANLLGPMISRGLG
- a CDS encoding XrtA/PEP-CTERM system-associated ATPase, with product MYDQFYGLQGRPFQLTPDPHFYFESTTHRKALSYLGYGLAQGEGFIVITGDIGAGKTTLVGHLMSTIDPARLTATKIVSTQVEGDDMLRLAAQSFGLATDGVAKAQILRQIEAYLQGQARAGRRSLLIVDEAQNLPVSAIEELRMLSNFQLGGQSLLQIFLLGQPEFRDLVRSSELEQLRQRVIATHHLDPMLPQEVEPYISHRLTLVGWTGNPYFTDDALDAIYAATGGVPRRINALVSRVLLLGALEQLTEIDGQAVQAVIEDMGVDEDVSADPIAPSMLDSAGETAPEPVAPAEPVAAAAAPQAVAWQAPAQPDLVSPAMHEEIEALRAEIAVLRAMQNHASYAAPTVDPEALKGCFALIEERLSGLEFRVEEQDAALRRVLTLLVDWVERDERAADPERNAA